Proteins from a genomic interval of Pseudomonadota bacterium:
- the iorA gene encoding indolepyruvate ferredoxin oxidoreductase subunit alpha — protein sequence MSSVAKVVEATTPGPEVRPMTGNEAIARGAWEAGVRLASAYPGTPSTEILENLATYPREDLHAQWSTNEKVALDVAIGASYCGVRALTAAKHVGLNVAADALLSQAYIGVHGGLVLAICDDPGIHSSQTEQDTRLYARLATVPVLEPADAQEALEYTRLAFDLSEEFDTPVIVRSTTRLSHTRAPVRVGARREVPPKPFREEPERNVIMPSLSRRQRPRIIEREKKLEAWFSASKLTRREMRSAKVGVITVGMAYVYVKEVLPEASVLKLPSSYPLARDAIRDFCAQVERVFVVEELESIIETEVRAMGIDAHGKEFFTRIGELSAENVREGFVAAGILAARPAVAPAPFAPLVRPPVLCAGCPHIGSYHGLRGDDARVTGDIGCYTLAALKPLAAMDTCVSMGSSIGNAVGMSLSGAERKPIVATIGDSTFLHGGIPALIDAVYNQANITVLLLDNRTVAMTGGQDHPGTGKTLRGDATHKVDYEAICRAAGVTWIKRIDSYDLAVGHQTLREAMEYDGVAVVISDRPCVLDPVKIKGTPFRVNAEACTACQSCMNLGCPAITWSDELHEGRHKVQIDQALCIGCSMCVQVCPTDGLVCGAIEASP from the coding sequence ATGAGCAGCGTGGCGAAGGTGGTGGAGGCGACGACGCCCGGGCCGGAGGTCAGGCCCATGACCGGCAACGAGGCCATCGCGCGCGGCGCCTGGGAAGCGGGCGTACGCCTCGCCAGCGCCTATCCCGGCACGCCCTCGACCGAGATCCTGGAAAACCTCGCCACCTACCCGCGCGAAGATCTGCACGCGCAGTGGTCGACCAACGAAAAAGTCGCGCTCGACGTCGCCATCGGCGCCAGCTACTGCGGCGTGCGGGCGCTGACCGCCGCCAAGCACGTCGGTCTCAACGTCGCCGCCGACGCGCTGCTGTCGCAGGCCTACATCGGCGTGCACGGCGGCCTGGTGCTGGCCATCTGCGACGACCCCGGCATCCACAGTTCCCAGACCGAGCAGGACACACGCCTTTACGCGCGCCTCGCCACGGTGCCGGTGCTGGAACCGGCCGACGCCCAGGAAGCGCTGGAATACACCCGCCTCGCCTTCGATCTCAGCGAAGAATTCGATACGCCGGTGATCGTGCGCAGCACCACGCGCCTGTCCCACACCCGTGCGCCGGTGCGGGTCGGAGCGCGCCGCGAAGTGCCGCCCAAGCCGTTCCGCGAGGAGCCGGAGCGCAATGTCATCATGCCCAGCCTGTCGCGCCGCCAGCGGCCGCGCATCATCGAACGCGAGAAGAAGCTCGAAGCCTGGTTTAGCGCATCAAAGCTCACGCGCCGCGAAATGCGCAGCGCCAAGGTCGGCGTCATCACGGTCGGCATGGCCTATGTCTATGTGAAGGAGGTGCTGCCCGAGGCGAGCGTGCTGAAGCTGCCCTCCTCCTATCCGCTGGCACGCGACGCCATTCGTGACTTCTGCGCGCAGGTCGAGCGGGTGTTCGTGGTCGAAGAGCTAGAATCGATCATCGAAACCGAGGTGCGCGCCATGGGCATAGACGCGCACGGCAAGGAATTTTTCACGCGCATCGGCGAACTGTCGGCGGAAAACGTGCGCGAAGGCTTCGTCGCGGCCGGCATCCTGGCGGCACGCCCGGCCGTGGCGCCCGCGCCTTTCGCGCCGCTGGTGCGCCCGCCGGTGCTGTGCGCCGGCTGCCCGCACATCGGCAGCTACCACGGCCTGCGCGGTGACGATGCGCGCGTGACCGGCGACATCGGCTGCTACACCCTCGCCGCCTTGAAGCCGTTGGCGGCCATGGATACTTGCGTATCGATGGGTTCCAGCATCGGCAACGCGGTCGGCATGTCGCTGTCCGGCGCCGAGCGCAAACCGATTGTCGCCACCATCGGCGATTCGACCTTCCTGCACGGCGGCATACCCGCGCTGATCGACGCGGTCTATAACCAGGCCAACATCACCGTGCTGCTGCTCGACAACCGCACGGTGGCCATGACCGGCGGCCAGGATCATCCCGGCACCGGCAAGACCTTGCGCGGCGATGCCACGCACAAGGTCGATTACGAGGCCATCTGCCGCGCGGCCGGCGTCACCTGGATCAAACGCATCGACTCCTACGATCTCGCGGTCGGTCACCAGACCCTGCGCGAAGCGATGGAATACGACGGCGTGGCGGTGGTGATCTCGGACCGCCCCTGCGTGCTCGACCCGGTCAAGATCAAGGGCACGCCGTTCCGCGTGAACGCGGAGGCCTGCACCGCCTGCCAGTCGTGCATGAATCTCGGCTGCCCGGCCATCACCTGGAGCGATGAACTCCACGAAGGGCGGCACAAGGTGCAAATCGACCAGGCGCTGTGCATAGGCTGCTCGATGTGCGTGCAGGTGTGCCCGACCGATGGCCTGGTGTGCGGCGCCATCGAGGCGAGCCCATGA
- a CDS encoding response regulator, whose amino-acid sequence MMVEHNEEFLTPAEVANLLGVAPVTVRAWANKGLCADRITPGGHRRFARHEVERFARERGIPFAAGSGGGAARTLVVDDDPQIRRLLCEFLETHGVETAIAGDGFEAGFKVATFHPTVVLLDLKMPGMDGLEVCRRIKADPATRTTRVVFLSGYMNSETREAMRVAGAELCLEKPLDMALLASHLELGGAARVADNLR is encoded by the coding sequence ATGATGGTCGAACACAACGAGGAATTCCTGACCCCCGCCGAGGTCGCCAACCTGCTCGGCGTTGCGCCGGTGACGGTGCGCGCCTGGGCCAACAAGGGCCTGTGCGCCGATCGCATCACGCCCGGCGGACACCGCCGCTTCGCCCGCCACGAGGTCGAGCGCTTCGCGCGCGAGCGTGGCATTCCGTTTGCCGCCGGCAGCGGCGGCGGCGCGGCACGCACGCTGGTGGTCGATGACGACCCGCAGATCCGGCGGCTGCTGTGTGAATTCCTCGAGACCCACGGCGTCGAGACGGCGATTGCCGGCGATGGCTTCGAGGCGGGCTTCAAGGTCGCCACCTTTCATCCCACCGTGGTCCTGCTCGACCTTAAAATGCCGGGCATGGACGGCCTCGAAGTCTGCCGTCGCATCAAGGCCGACCCCGCCACCCGCACCACCCGCGTGGTGTTCCTGTCGGGCTATATGAACAGTGAAACGCGTGAGGCGATGCGTGTCGCCGGCGCGGAACTGTGCCTGGAAAAACCCCTGGACATGGCGTTGCTGGCCAGCCACCTGGAACTGGGTGGAGCTGCACGGGTGGCCGACAACCTTCGATGA